From Cupriavidus oxalaticus:
GAGTTGCTCAATGCCAGTGTCAACCGGCTGCGCAGTGACAGCTCGCACCTGACGCTGGCGGCGTGGGGGGACGTGAGCCACCTGGAAAACCTGGCGCTGGACGAGGTGGACCGGCGAGTGCCTTGAAGCTTTGGATGTTCCTTCTCCCGCCCGGCGGGAGAGGGCTTCAGACCCTCACGCGGAACGGCGTGAAGTCGGTATGCCGGTCGAAGTAGTCCTCGTTCTCCGCCCGCTTCAGGAACCCAACCACCTTGTACGTCACCGGCGTCATCACGACTTCCCAGCCGGTCTTCAGCACATACTGCGCCACGGCGACCTGGACTACCTTCTCCAGCGGCCAGATGCCATAGAAGGCGATCACGTAAAACAGCGACGAATCCACCAGTTCGCCCGCCAGGGTCGAGCCGATCGTGCGCGTCCACAGCCACCGCCCCCCTGTCCACAGCTTCATCTTGGCCAGCACATAGCTGTTGGTGAAACTGCCGCAGCAGAATGCGATCAGCGACCCAAGCGCGATGCGCCAGGTGTTGCCAAACACATCCTGCAAGCTCTTCTGATAGTCCGCCATGAATGGCGCGACCGGCATGTTTAGCACCACCAGGCTCATGAAGGTGGCGAACGCCAGCGCGGCAAAGCCGGCCCAGACCACGCGCCGGTCACGGCCATAGCCGTAGACCTCGGTCAGCACGTCGCCAAAGATGTACGAAATCGGAAAGAACAGCACGCCGGCGCCGAAGGTCACCGTGCCGATCACGGGCAGCGTCACCTGCGCCGCCTTGGCCGCGCCGATCAGGTTCGAACACAGCAGCACGGTGACGAACGCCACCATGACGAAGTCATAGTAGCGGTAGACGCGGCCCGGTTGGGTCGTGCTGGCGGGGACGGCGGACATGGGGGCTCCCGGTCGGACGCGCTGGCGCGGTATTTTGGGCGCGATTATGCCAGCGGGCCGCGGATTCCGTCGTGCCTGCCGCGGACCGGTCCAAGCGTTGCTGCGGCCGCCTGAAATGAAGATTCCCGGCCGAAGCCGGGAATTTCGGATGCAGCGGCGCAGCCGGGTGGCCGCGTCAGATCTCCAGCTTGCTGATCTTGGAGCCGTTCACCGAGACGTCGAACATCAGGCCGGCATTGGTCTGCACGAAGGCAATCACCGGCTGCTGGCTGGTCAGGGTGTCGAGCCTGCCGTCCGCCCCGACCTTGGCCACCGCCACGTTGGCATCGGCGCCGGCGGTCCAGCCCTTGCTGGCAACAAACTTGTTGTAGGCCTCCGGGGTCATGAACATGATGATGACGGCCTTGGACTGCCCGCCGGCAGTCAGCCCGACCGAGGCCTGCGTGGTGCTGTAGTAGCCGACCGTCGCACCCTTCGATCGCAGCGCACCCTCGCCGTATTCGCCGCCTACCACCAGGCCGGCCGAGATGACACGCGGGAACACCAGGACCCCCTGCGCACGCTGCGCCAGGTCGCGTGCGCCGGCGTTGGCCGCGAACAGCCGGTTCAACGCCCCGTCCACCCCGGCATCGATTTCCTGCTTCTTGGCGACCGGGTCTTTCGAGGCGCTGGTGCCGGTGGTGGTGCAGCCTGCCGCCATTGCGGTGGCAACGAGCAGGCCCGAGCCGGCAACCCGGGTAACAAAGTGGCGACGATTCATAGGTAACCTCCTGGTGGGGAAAAGTACCGCGCCCGGCACGGTGTTTAGTTGGCTGCGGCCGCCGCCGGTGCCTTGACCGTGATGGCCACCACTTCACGATAGACGAGCTTGGCCATCTGTCCGCGCTTGATCTGGTTCAGGTCGATGGCGGGATCCTCGACCTTGACGGTGCGCAGCGTCTCGCGCGGTCCACGGAACGTGACCAGGCGCTTGGCCGGATCGACCTTGGTGATCTCGGCGGTGACCGTGGTGGTGATCTCGCGCGCGATGCCGGGCTTGCCGCCTTCGGCGGCGCGCGTGGTGCGGTCAACCTGCTCGGCCATGGCCGTGGTCTTGCTGTCGAGCGGCTCCAGCGATGCCACCAGGGCCGCGCCCCGGGTCACGGTGACGATGTCGCCCTTGCGCACCTGGCCGAAGTTCTTCGCTTCGTCGCCCGCGACCAGTTCGACCACATTGCCGCGCGGGCCTTGCACCAGCACCGCCTTGGAGTTGGGATCGATATCAATGATCTTGCCGCTGATCACGGCTTCTTCGGCGACGCCGACGGGACCCTGCGCACGCTGGGCGTTGGCGTTCCCGGCAGCCAGCAGCGCCAATGCGGCACTGGCCAGGGTGGCGGCGAGAAGGGACGAGGCGGAGCGGCGCAGGCGACGGCTCATGGCATTCCTTGCAGGTTCGGAAACCGGTTCACAATGGCGCCGCAACCGCGGGGCAACCTTGGGCTGCCTACTGGACGGTCATCGGCGGGCACCGGCAGGTGCCGATGAAGCCATTGTGGACAATGGGCCATGGGCCAGCAATCCACTTCGAAAAAATTTGGGGCGCGAGATTAAAACGTTTAATTGGCTGATGCCGACGCCCCGTCGCCGCGCCTTACTGCCCGTCGAACAACTCGCCGCCGCCAGGCTGCGGCGACGCCAGCCCAAAATGCCGGTAGGCTGCCGCCGTGGCCACGCGCCCGCGTGGCGTGCGCTGCAGGTAGCCCTGCTGGATCAGGTAGGGCTCGAGCACGTCCTCGATGGTGTCGCGCTCCTCGCCGATGGCCGCGGCCAGGTTGTCCACGCCCACCGGGCCCCCGCCGAACTTGTGCAGCACCGCTTCCAGCAATTTGCGGTCCATCAGGTCGAAGCCGACGCGGTCGACGTCGAGCATGGCCAGCGCGGCATCGGCCATCTCGCGCGTGATGGTGCCGTCGCCCTTGACCTCGGCATAGTCGCGCACGCGGCGCAGCAGCCGGTTGGCGATACGCGGGGTGCCGCGCGCGCGCCGCGCGATCTCCAGCGCGCCCAGCGGATCGATGCTGGCGTGCAGCAACTGCGCCGAACGCGTGACGATGCGCGCCAGTTCCTCGGCGTTGTAGAACTCCAGCCGCGCCACGATGCCGAAGCGGTCGCGCAGCGGATTGGTCAGCATGCCGGCGCGCGTGGTGGCGCCCACCAGCGTGAACGGCTGCAGGTCGAGCTTGACCGAACGGGCCGCCGGGCCTTCGCCGATCATGATGTCGATCTGGTAGTCCTCCAGCGCCGGGTACAGGATCTCCTCGACGACCGGAGACAGCCGGTGGATCTCGTCGATGAAAAGCACGTCGTTGGCTTCCAGGTTGGTCAGCAGCGCCGCCAGGTCGCCCGGGCGCTCCAGCACCGGCCCAGACGTTTGGCGCAGGCCCACGCCCATCTCGCGCGCGATGATATGGGCCAGCGTGGTCTTGCCCAGCCCCGGCGGGCCGAACAGCAGCACGTGGTCGAGCGCCTCGCGCCGCTTGCGCGCGGCGTGCATGAAGATATCGAGCTGCCCGCGCACCTTTTCCTGGCCGACGTACTCGTCCAGCAGCTTGGGCCGCAGCGCGCGCTCGAACGCCTCCTCCTGCGACGAGGCGGGGGTGGCGGAAATTACGCGGGCGGGGGCGGAAAGCTTGTCGGTCTCGATCATGGCGCTGATGGGGGATACCCCGGAAAACACCCCGCCATTCTACGCCTCAGCCCTTGGACAAGGCCTTGAGCGCCAGCTTGATGCCCTCGGACACGCCGGTGCCAGCCGGCACCTGCTTGATTGCCGAGGCGGCTTCCTTCTCCGAGTAGCCCAGCGCAAGCAGCGCGTTGAGCACATCGACGGCGCTGTCGGGCACCGCCGCGGCGCCGGGCGCATGCCCCAGTTCCGCGCCCAGCTTGCCCTTGAGCTCGAGCAGCAGCCGCTCGGCGGTCTTCTTGCCGATGCCCGGCACGCGCGTCAGCCGGCCCGCTTCCTGCAGCGTGATCGCCTGCGCCAGCTCGGATACCGACATGCCCGACAGTACCGCCAGCGCCATGCGCGCGCCGATGCCGCTGATCTTGATCAGCTCGCGGAAGGTATTGCGCTCGGCCGCCGTGCCGAAGCCGTACAGCAGGTGCGCGTCCTCGCGCACGATCAGCTGGGTCAGCAGCGTGACCGGCTGGCCCGACGCCGGCAGGTTATAGAAGGTGCTCATCGGTACGTCGACCTCATAGCCGACGCCATGGCAGTCGACCAGCAGGTGCGGGGGATTCTTCTCGATGAGGGTGCCGGCGATGCGTCCGATCATGTCTGGGCTTGTTGGGTAGGGGATGAAGCGGCCGCAAGTGTACCTCGCGGCCGCATTGCTGCCATCTTGCCGCCTCAGCGATTTGCATCGACCGCGCGGCGCCCCAGCGCCGGGTCGTCGGTGAAGAAGCCATCGACGCCGGCCGCGATGAACGCTTCCAGCTCGCGCACCATGCCCGACGGGCTGCGCGTGGCCTCGTCGCCGCCGGTCTGCAGCGCCTTGGGCAGGAAGCTGTTCTCCGGGCGGAACGTGTAGGGATGGACGAACAGGCTGGCGGCATGGGCCTGGCGGACCAACGCGGTCGGCGCGGCGAGCGCGCCCTGGGCGTCGCGCGGCACGACGCTGCTTTTCTCCGGGCCGATGCCGTCGGCGTAGGACGCCACCTCCCGCAGGCCAGTCGTATTCAGCATGTCGCCGAAGGTGCGGTTGTCGCCGGCGAGCTTCCAGTCGGCGGGACTCTTGCGCGGGTTGCCGACCAGTTGCACCAGCCTGACGTTGGGCTGCGCATGCCCGAACGTGCGGCGCAGCGCGCGCAAGCTGCCGCCTTCGAAGCACTGGATGAACAGCGGTGCCTGGCGGAGGTAAGGCTGGGCGCGCACCGCGGCGGCGAGCTTGTCTTCCATGGGCAGGCCGATGCCGCGGAAATAGCTCGGATGCTTCAGCTCGGCGTAGATGCCGATGGGTTTGCCGGTGCGAAGCGATGCCTGCTCGGCAAGGCGAACAATCTCATCGAAGGTGGGAATCTCGAACTGGTCGTTCAGCCGCGCATTGGCCGGGCGCAGGCGCGGGATGCGCTCGCGCGCGCGCAGCGTCTTGAGTTCGGCCAGCGTGAAGTCTTCGGTGAACCAGCCGGTCAGGCGCTCGCCGTCGATGACCTTGGTGCGCTTGCGGTCGGCGAATTGCGCCACGTCGGCGACATTGGTGGTGCCGGTGATGTCGTTTTCGTGGCGGGCCACCAGTACGCCGTCGCGGGTCATGACGAGGTCGGGCTCGATCGCATCGGCGCCGTCCTCGATCGCCTTGGTGTAGGCGGCCAGCGTGTGTTCGGGGCGCAGCGCGCTGGCGCCGCGATGGGCGATGACCAGCGCCTTCGGTTTCTCCGCGGCGGAGGGCTGCTGCGGCGTGCCTGTTGCCGGGGCCGGCGCCGGCGGCGCATGGGGTTTCGGCCGGGGCGCGGTGACACAGCCGGCGACCAGCATGGCGCCGGCAGCGGCCGCGGTGACCGGGATCCGCCAGCGCCGCAAGGCAAGCATTACGGGGCGGACGAGGACATCAATCTGGGTGGGCATTCAGTATTCCTGCGGGAAGACGAATGCCTGATTGTAAGAGACTCGGGATGCTGGCTCAGCCGACCAGCCGGCCGCGTCGCACACGCATGCCTTTGCGCGCCAGTTCCGGGGCCATGCCGGCCAGTGTGCCCAGCGTATTGCCGCCGTTGGCATGGCAAATGGCCACGCCCAGCGCATCGGCCGCGTCGCTGCCGGGCTGGCCTGGCAGCATCAGCAGGCGGGTCACCATCTCCTGGACCTGCGCCTTGTTGGCGCGGCCGTAGCCGACCACTGCGACCTTCAGCTGCAGCGCGGTGTATTCGAATACCGGCAGGCCGTAGCCGACCAGCCCGCAGATCGCTGCGCCGCGGGCCTGCCCGAGCAGCAGCGTGGATTGCGGGTTGACGTTGACGAAGACCTTTTCGATCGCGGCGCAGTCGGGGGCATAAGTGCGGGAGATCTCGCTGATGCCGTCGTAAAGCGTCTTCAGCCGTTCCGGCAGGCTCTCGTTGCCGTTGCTCTTGATCGTGCCCGAGGCGATGTAGGCAAGCTTGTTGCCTTGTTTCTCGATCACGCCAAAGCCGGTGGTGCGGAGGCCGGGGTCGATGCCTAGGATTCGCATATTGGGTTGAATTGGTGTTCGGTTTTGGCGCTGTGGTCGCTGTTGGTGACATGCTGTCGGCCGTTGAACCGCCTGGTTCCGCCCTCCTGGGCGGGTCACTTTTTGTCCGAGCGACAAAAAGTAACCAAAAAGCGCGTTTACGGCCCTGCGGGCGGGCACTCTTATCGTAGTATGCGGCGGTTTTCGTACGGGGCTTTGCTTCGTTGCAGAGCAGGACTGGCTGACGCCGTGGTGCGCCACGGTGGCTCGGGATCGACGCGGTGATTGAACGAGCCCAGAGCTGTGGGTGGCCCCTGCTGCAGGCGGCATGGTAGGTACGCCTATGGCTGCGCTGCGCGCCGGCCCTCAGGGCAGGGCTGCCGCCCACGTTCTGGTCCGGGCTTCGGGCCCGGCGTCATTCACGACGGCGCTGTGCGAACGCAGCGACGCACTCCGTGCCCGAGCCCTAAATCCCGGATACTGCCGGCGCGCAGCGCAGCCGAAGGCGTTCCTGCGTCGACGCCGGCAGCAGGCGGCCTACGCCCGGCATGGGGATCGTTCAATAGTGGGGTGACGCAGCCACTATCCCAGACTCACCTGGCGTAGCAGGTTCGAACCACCAGCCCCCATCGAACGGAAATCACCACCACCCGAACCACCCACGCCGATGAATTGATAGCCAGCCGCTCAGGCGACGCGTTTTTTGGTTACTTTTTGTCGCTCGGACAAAAAGTGACCCGCCCAGGAGGGCGGAACCAGGCGGTTCAACGGCCGACAGCATGTCATCAACAGCGACAAAGCAGCTTCAACGGCCGACAGCCTGTCACCAACAGCGACAAGCTCCAGCCGTCAAACAAAACAAAACCGCTTAATGCCTGAAATGCCGCGTCCCAGTCAGCACCATCGCAATCCCCCGCTCATCCGCCGCAGCAATCACCTCATCATCCCGCACCGACCCACCCGGCTGAATCACGCAGGTAGCACCCGCATCCACAACAACATCCAACCCATCACGGAACGGGAAAAACGCATCCGACGCCACCGCGGAACCAGCCAGCGTCAGCCCGGCATTCTGCGCCTTGATGCTGGCAATCCGAGCCGAATCCACACGGCTCATCTGCCCGGCACCAACACCCAGCGTCATGCCACCACCACAGAACACGATGGCATTGGACTTGACGAACTTCGCCACCCGCCACGCAAACATCAGGTCATCCATTTCCTTCGGCGTCGGATGACGGCGCGTCACCACGCGCAACTCCGAAGGCTGCACATTCTTGGCATCCGGGCTCTGTACCAGCAGGCCGCCGCCAACACGCTTGAAGTCGAACTGGTTGATGCCCTTGCCCAGCGGAATCTCCAGCAGCCGCACGTTCTGCTTGGCCGCGAACACTGCGCGCGCGGCGGCGCTGAACGACGGCGCGATCAGCACTTCGACGAACTGCTTGGCCACCGCCTGCGCAGCGGCTTCGTCCAGCTCCACGTTGAAAGCGATGATGCCGCCGAAGGCCGAGGTCGAATCGGTCTTGAACGCCTTCTCATACGCTTCCAGCGCGTTGGCACCCAGCGCCACGCCGCACGGATTGGCGTGCTTGATGATGACGCAGGCAGCCCCATTGGCCGCATCGAACGACTTCACGCATTCCCACGCCGCATCGGCGTCGGCGATGTTGTTGTACGACAGCTCCTTGCCCTGCAGCTGCACGTAGTTGGCCAGCGCGCCATCCACCGCCTTCAGGTCCCGGTAGAACGCCGCCGATTGATGCGGGTTCTCGCCGTAGCGCATTTCCTGGACCTTGTCGAACGCCAGGTTCAGCGTCTGCGGGTAGGCGCTGCGGGCCTGGTGCGACTTGTCGGCACCCAGGCTGGTCAGGTAGTTGGTGATGGCACCGTCGTACTGCGCCGTGTGCGCGAACACCTTGGTCGCCAGGCGGAAGTTGGTGTCATAGCCAACCGCATTGCCGTTGGCACGCATTTCGTCGAGCACCACGGCGTAGTCGGCCGGATCGACGATCACGGTCACGTCGCGGTGGTTCTTGGCCGCCGAGCGCAGCATGGTCGGGCCGCCGATGTCGATGTTCTCGATCGCGTCCGGCAGCGTGCAGTCATCCTTGGCCACGGTCTGCTGGAACGGGTACAGGTTCACCACCAGCAGGTCGATCGTGGGGATGTTGTGCTCGGCCAGCGCGGCCATGTGCTCGGGCAGGTCGCGGCGCGCCAGGATGCCGCCGTGGACCTTCGGGTGCAGCGTCTTGACGCGGCCGTCGAGCATTTCCGGGAAGCCGGTGTAGTCGGCCACCTCCGTCACGGGCAGGCCGCTGTCGGCCAGCAGCTTGGCGGTGCCGCCGGTGGAAAGCAGCGTCACGCCGAGCGCGTTCAGTTCGCGCGCGAATTCGACGATGCCGGTCTTGTCGGATACGGAAAGAAGGGCTTGCTTGATCATGGCTGTGGGAAACGCTTCAAATTCAAAGTAAACCGTGCTGCTGCAGCTTCTTGCGCAGCGTGTTGCGATTGATGCCCAGATAGGCGGCCGCCAGCGACTGGTTGCGCTCGGCGCGCACCATCACGGCTTCCAGCAGCGGCCGTTCGACGGCCTCGAGCACCATGTTGTACATATTGGACGGCTCTTCACCGTCCAGGTCGCGAAAATACGTGTCCAGGCTATCCCGGATGCACTGGTCGATAGCGTTGCGGCTCATGCGGCAAGCAACTCCCCGTTATTGTTGTTGTTCGCTTCGTCTTTATCTTGTTTGCCCTGCTCGTCGTCCACGTACACCAGCCGGTCCGAGTACTGCGCCTGCTCGTCGAAGAAGGCGTTGACCGCCGCCAGTTGCTCGGTGGTGGATTCCAGCGTGTTCATCCGGTGCCGGAACAGGTTCGCGCCGCGCAGGCCGCGCGTGTACCAGGCAATATGCTTGCGCGCGGTGCGCACGCCGGTGAACTCGCCGTAGAAGGCGTAGTGGTCTTCCAGGTGCGCGTTCATGATCGCGCGGATCTCGGCCACCTCCGGCGACGGCAGCATTTCGCCGGTCTTCAGGAAGTGCTCGATTTCACGGAACAGCCACGGCCGGCCCTGCGCCGCGCGGCCGATCATGATCGCGTCCGCGCCGGTCAGCGCCAGCACCTGCTTTGCCTTCTGCGGCGTGGTGATGTCGCCGTTGGCGACCACCGGAATCGAGATCGCTGCCTTGACCGCGGCAATGGTCTCGTACTCGGCGTCGCCGTGGTACAGGTCGGCGCGGGTGCGCCCGTGGATGGTGAGCATGCTGATGCCCGCGTCCTCGACCATGCGCGCGATGCGCAGCGCATTGCGGTTCTCGCGGTTCCACCCGGTGCGGATCTTCAGCGTGACCGGCACGCGCTCGCCGACGGCGGCGACCACCGCCTCGACGATGCGCACCACCAGCGGCTCGTTCTGCAGGAGCGCAGAGCCGGCGGCCACGTTGCACACCTTCTTGGCCGGGCAGCCCATGTTGATATCGATGATCTGCGCGCCCCGGTCGACGTTGTAGCGCGCCGCCTCGGCCATCATCGACG
This genomic window contains:
- the dusB gene encoding tRNA dihydrouridine synthase DusB; amino-acid sequence: MQIGPHQLRNNLFVAPMAGVTDRPFRQLCKQLGAGYAVSEMVASNAQLWKSEKTMRRANHAGEVEPISVQIAGAEPSMMAEAARYNVDRGAQIIDINMGCPAKKVCNVAAGSALLQNEPLVVRIVEAVVAAVGERVPVTLKIRTGWNRENRNALRIARMVEDAGISMLTIHGRTRADLYHGDAEYETIAAVKAAISIPVVANGDITTPQKAKQVLALTGADAIMIGRAAQGRPWLFREIEHFLKTGEMLPSPEVAEIRAIMNAHLEDHYAFYGEFTGVRTARKHIAWYTRGLRGANLFRHRMNTLESTTEQLAAVNAFFDEQAQYSDRLVYVDDEQGKQDKDEANNNNNGELLAA
- a CDS encoding glycerophosphodiester phosphodiesterase produces the protein MLALRRWRIPVTAAAAGAMLVAGCVTAPRPKPHAPPAPAPATGTPQQPSAAEKPKALVIAHRGASALRPEHTLAAYTKAIEDGADAIEPDLVMTRDGVLVARHENDITGTTNVADVAQFADRKRTKVIDGERLTGWFTEDFTLAELKTLRARERIPRLRPANARLNDQFEIPTFDEIVRLAEQASLRTGKPIGIYAELKHPSYFRGIGLPMEDKLAAAVRAQPYLRQAPLFIQCFEGGSLRALRRTFGHAQPNVRLVQLVGNPRKSPADWKLAGDNRTFGDMLNTTGLREVASYADGIGPEKSSVVPRDAQGALAAPTALVRQAHAASLFVHPYTFRPENSFLPKALQTGGDEATRSPSGMVRELEAFIAAGVDGFFTDDPALGRRAVDANR
- a CDS encoding BPSL1445 family SYLF domain-containing lipoprotein, which translates into the protein MNRRHFVTRVAGSGLLVATAMAAGCTTTGTSASKDPVAKKQEIDAGVDGALNRLFAANAGARDLAQRAQGVLVFPRVISAGLVVGGEYGEGALRSKGATVGYYSTTQASVGLTAGGQSKAVIIMFMTPEAYNKFVASKGWTAGADANVAVAKVGADGRLDTLTSQQPVIAFVQTNAGLMFDVSVNGSKISKLEI
- the ruvB gene encoding Holliday junction branch migration DNA helicase RuvB, whose product is MIETDKLSAPARVISATPASSQEEAFERALRPKLLDEYVGQEKVRGQLDIFMHAARKRREALDHVLLFGPPGLGKTTLAHIIAREMGVGLRQTSGPVLERPGDLAALLTNLEANDVLFIDEIHRLSPVVEEILYPALEDYQIDIMIGEGPAARSVKLDLQPFTLVGATTRAGMLTNPLRDRFGIVARLEFYNAEELARIVTRSAQLLHASIDPLGALEIARRARGTPRIANRLLRRVRDYAEVKGDGTITREMADAALAMLDVDRVGFDLMDRKLLEAVLHKFGGGPVGVDNLAAAIGEERDTIEDVLEPYLIQQGYLQRTPRGRVATAAAYRHFGLASPQPGGGELFDGQ
- a CDS encoding queuosine precursor transporter — translated: MSAVPASTTQPGRVYRYYDFVMVAFVTVLLCSNLIGAAKAAQVTLPVIGTVTFGAGVLFFPISYIFGDVLTEVYGYGRDRRVVWAGFAALAFATFMSLVVLNMPVAPFMADYQKSLQDVFGNTWRIALGSLIAFCCGSFTNSYVLAKMKLWTGGRWLWTRTIGSTLAGELVDSSLFYVIAFYGIWPLEKVVQVAVAQYVLKTGWEVVMTPVTYKVVGFLKRAENEDYFDRHTDFTPFRVRV
- the ruvA gene encoding Holliday junction branch migration protein RuvA — protein: MIGRIAGTLIEKNPPHLLVDCHGVGYEVDVPMSTFYNLPASGQPVTLLTQLIVREDAHLLYGFGTAAERNTFRELIKISGIGARMALAVLSGMSVSELAQAITLQEAGRLTRVPGIGKKTAERLLLELKGKLGAELGHAPGAAAVPDSAVDVLNALLALGYSEKEAASAIKQVPAGTGVSEGIKLALKALSKG
- a CDS encoding Fis family transcriptional regulator — translated: MSRNAIDQCIRDSLDTYFRDLDGEEPSNMYNMVLEAVERPLLEAVMVRAERNQSLAAAYLGINRNTLRKKLQQHGLL
- the purH gene encoding bifunctional phosphoribosylaminoimidazolecarboxamide formyltransferase/IMP cyclohydrolase gives rise to the protein MIKQALLSVSDKTGIVEFARELNALGVTLLSTGGTAKLLADSGLPVTEVADYTGFPEMLDGRVKTLHPKVHGGILARRDLPEHMAALAEHNIPTIDLLVVNLYPFQQTVAKDDCTLPDAIENIDIGGPTMLRSAAKNHRDVTVIVDPADYAVVLDEMRANGNAVGYDTNFRLATKVFAHTAQYDGAITNYLTSLGADKSHQARSAYPQTLNLAFDKVQEMRYGENPHQSAAFYRDLKAVDGALANYVQLQGKELSYNNIADADAAWECVKSFDAANGAACVIIKHANPCGVALGANALEAYEKAFKTDSTSAFGGIIAFNVELDEAAAQAVAKQFVEVLIAPSFSAAARAVFAAKQNVRLLEIPLGKGINQFDFKRVGGGLLVQSPDAKNVQPSELRVVTRRHPTPKEMDDLMFAWRVAKFVKSNAIVFCGGGMTLGVGAGQMSRVDSARIASIKAQNAGLTLAGSAVASDAFFPFRDGLDVVVDAGATCVIQPGGSVRDDEVIAAADERGIAMVLTGTRHFRH
- the ruvC gene encoding crossover junction endodeoxyribonuclease RuvC, which gives rise to MRILGIDPGLRTTGFGVIEKQGNKLAYIASGTIKSNGNESLPERLKTLYDGISEISRTYAPDCAAIEKVFVNVNPQSTLLLGQARGAAICGLVGYGLPVFEYTALQLKVAVVGYGRANKAQVQEMVTRLLMLPGQPGSDAADALGVAICHANGGNTLGTLAGMAPELARKGMRVRRGRLVG